Proteins from one Sabethes cyaneus chromosome 2, idSabCyanKW18_F2, whole genome shotgun sequence genomic window:
- the LOC128736129 gene encoding pupal cuticle protein Edg-84A-like, giving the protein MYRSILLLAALVMVIVESLPVKPIYRSDVQLVPVKQQGVVRAREQPHNLGEIESELEVDQKDFHTYPKYKYEYGVKDPLTGDHKSQWEMRDGDIVKGSYTLDEPDGSQRIVEYRADDRNGFEAIVKTIKRPHSSSQLLRDGEQTQLNGQSDKQQYVGRSYTKITRYN; this is encoded by the exons ATGTACCGGTCAATTTTGCTTCTAGCCGCGCTGGTCATGGTAATCGTTGAATCTTTGCCAGTAAAACCAATCTACCGAAGTGATGTTCAGTTAGTTCCCGTCAAACAACAAGGAGTTGTTCGAGCCAGGGAACAACCGCACAATCTGGGTGAAATTGAAAGTGAACTAGAGGTGGACCAAAAGGACTTTCATACCTACCCAAAGTACAAGTACGAATACGGTGTCAAAGATCCGCTAACCGGCGACCACAAAAGTCAGTGGGAAATGCGCGATGGAGACATCGTGAAAG GATCGTACACGCTGGATGAGCCCGATGGTTCACAGCGGATTGTGGAATATCGAGCAGATGATCGTAACGGATTTGAGGCGATCGTTAAAACCATAAAACGTCCTCACAGTAGCAGTCAGCTTCTAAGAGATGGGGAACAGACCCAATTGAATGGTCAGAGTGACAAGCAACAATACGTAGGTCGAAGTTATACGAAAATTACGCGATACAACTGA